From one Simplicispira suum genomic stretch:
- the hemN gene encoding oxygen-independent coproporphyrinogen III oxidase — MTVATPELLTRFDVSGPRYTSYPTADRFVEAFGEDDYVLALKQRHLGSAAKAMPLSLYVHIPFCESLCYYCACNKIITKHHDRADVYLRYLSREVDLHTAHCGSGQIVSQLHLGGGTPTFLSDDGLRELMDTLRRSFTLVAGGEYSIEVDPRTVDAGRLKVLAELGFNRLSFGVQDFDPEVQKAVHRIQPAEQVFALVESARSIGFDSINVDLIYGLPKQTPDSFDRTLAQVNELRPDRIALYAYAHLPERFKPQRRIVWADLPMASAKVSMLSRSLDAFIEAGYVYVGMDHFALPDDALAVAKRQGRLHRNFQGYSTQPDCDLIALGVSAIGRVGATYSQNAKTLEEYYDLLNQGHLPIVRGLALSRDDLVRRAVIMALMCQGELNIESVEQSWLIDFRQYFARELEQLAEMEQQGLVELSTEGVQVTAMGWYFVRGIAMVFDRYLQSDRNRARFSRII; from the coding sequence ATGACCGTTGCCACGCCCGAACTGCTGACCCGTTTCGATGTCTCCGGTCCGCGCTACACCTCTTACCCGACCGCGGACCGTTTCGTCGAGGCTTTTGGCGAAGACGATTACGTACTGGCACTCAAACAGCGCCACCTTGGCAGCGCCGCCAAGGCGATGCCTTTGTCCTTGTATGTGCACATTCCGTTTTGCGAGTCGCTTTGCTATTACTGCGCCTGCAACAAGATCATCACCAAGCACCATGATCGGGCCGATGTTTACCTGCGCTATTTGAGCCGTGAGGTGGATCTGCACACGGCGCATTGTGGTTCTGGCCAGATCGTGAGCCAATTGCATCTGGGCGGCGGCACCCCCACCTTTCTGTCCGACGACGGCTTGCGTGAGCTGATGGACACCTTGCGCCGAAGTTTTACGCTGGTGGCGGGTGGGGAGTATTCGATCGAAGTTGACCCACGCACGGTGGACGCCGGGCGCCTCAAGGTGCTGGCGGAACTGGGCTTCAACCGCCTGAGTTTCGGTGTCCAGGATTTCGACCCTGAAGTCCAGAAGGCGGTACACCGCATTCAGCCCGCAGAGCAGGTGTTTGCACTCGTGGAATCGGCGCGTTCCATAGGGTTCGATTCCATCAACGTAGACCTGATCTACGGTCTTCCCAAGCAGACGCCCGACTCGTTCGACCGCACCCTAGCGCAGGTCAACGAATTGCGACCGGACCGCATTGCGCTCTACGCTTACGCGCATCTGCCCGAGCGGTTCAAGCCGCAGCGCCGCATTGTCTGGGCAGATTTGCCCATGGCCTCGGCCAAGGTGTCCATGCTTTCGCGTTCGCTCGACGCTTTCATCGAAGCCGGCTATGTCTATGTGGGCATGGACCACTTTGCTTTGCCCGATGATGCGCTGGCCGTCGCCAAGCGCCAGGGACGACTGCACCGCAATTTTCAGGGTTACAGCACGCAACCAGACTGCGACCTCATTGCACTTGGGGTATCTGCCATTGGCCGAGTGGGTGCCACCTACAGCCAGAACGCCAAGACGCTCGAAGAATATTACGACCTGCTGAACCAAGGCCACTTGCCGATCGTGCGCGGCCTGGCGCTGTCGCGAGACGATCTGGTTCGCCGCGCGGTGATCATGGCGCTGATGTGTCAGGGCGAGCTGAACATCGAGTCGGTGGAGCAGTCGTGGCTGATTGATTTCCGCCAATACTTCGCTCGCGAACTTGAGCAGCTCGCTGAAATGGAACAACAGGGCCTGGTGGAGCTGAGTACGGAAGGCGTCCAGGTCACAGCCATGGGCTGGTATTTTGTACGCGGAATTGCCATGGTGTTCGACCGTTACCTACAGTCCGACCGCAATCGAGCGCGCTTCTCGCGCATCATCTGA